In Fusarium musae strain F31 chromosome 7, whole genome shotgun sequence, a single window of DNA contains:
- a CDS encoding hypothetical protein (EggNog:ENOG41) — protein sequence MAPSKEVVAPGTTAVAAIDPDQTLKASKALLAHIKKAAKQKADESEKRNLLDDDEDPTTTPIWLNLTTKRHIVDKARLQPGKISLPHSLNNEETTICLITAEPQRAYKNIVASEDFPAELGKRITRVIDYGKLKAKYSQYEAQRKLFAEADIFLGDDRIINRLPKILGKTFYKTTQKRPVPVNLQAKAPKVDGKRQKRVKTEGTVNAGTPAEIAKEVQKAVNSAFVSLNPSTNTSIRIGYSGWTAEQIAENVDAVVTGMIEKWIPQKWRNMKSIYIKGPETTALPIWLTDELWVDEKDVIAEGEAAKGEKPNIGKKRKSLDNTDEAETAVAPTKKAKKQKQLPEADDGKLDKQISDRKARLRKQKASASKAIDN from the exons ATGGCGCCCTCAAAAGAAGTTGTAGCTCCCGGCACTACCGCCGTCGCAGCAATTGACCCTGATCAG ACCTTGAAAGCTTCAAAGGCTCTTCTCGCACACATCAAGAAGGCCGCCAAGCAAAAGGCCGACGAGTCTGAAAAGCGCAATCtcctcgacgacgatgaagatcctACCACGACTCCCATCTGGCTCAACCTGACGACCAAGCGCCACATCGTCGACAAGGCGCGTCTCCAGCCCGGAAAGATCTCCCTTCCTCACTCGCTCAACAACGAAGAGACCACCATCTGCCTCATCACCGCCGAGCCCCAGCGCGCCTACAAGAACATTGTCGCCTCTGAGGACTTCCCCGCCGAGCTGGGCAAGCGCATCACTCGTGTCATCGACTACggaaagctcaaggccaagtacAGCCAGTACGAGGCCCAGAGGAAGCTCTTCGCCGAGGCGGATATCTTCCTCGGTGACGatcgcatcatcaacagattACCCAAGATCTTGGGAAAGACCTTTTACAAGACAACGCAGAAGCGACCTGTCCCTGTTAACCTGCAGGCCAAGGCTCCAAAGGTCGATGGAAAGCGCCAGAAGCGTGTCAAGACTGAGGGTACCGTCAACGCAGGCACTCCCGCCGAGATCGCCAAGGAGGTTCAGAAGGCCGTCAACTCTGCATTCGTCAGCCTGAACCCTTCAACAAACACCTCGATCCGAATTGGATATTCCGGTTGGACCGCCGAGCAGATCGCCGAGAACGTCGATGCCGTTGTCACCGGTATGATCGAGAAGTGGATTCCCCAGAAGTGGCGCAACATGAAGAGCATCTACATCAAGGGTCCCGAGACCACCGCCCTTCCCATCTGGCTGACCGATGAGCTCTGGGTCGACGAGAAGGATGTCATTGCCGAGGGCGAGGCCGCCAAGGGTGAGAAGCCCAACATTGGAAAGAAGCGCAAGTCTCTCGACAACACCGACGAGGCTGAGACCGCCGTCGCCCCTacgaagaaggccaagaagcagaagcagctccCAGAGGCCGACGACGGCAAGCTCGATAAGCAAATCTCGGACCGCAAGGCTCGGTTGAGGAAGCAAAAGGCATCGGCCAGCAAGGCCATTGACAACTGA
- the POM33 gene encoding Transmembrane nucleoporin — translation MAPPPNPNLPLQERLLALAKTLQFGWFVGHLTLILTTGRYFLSWIRMNYYTRMAQLSYRTAFIAAAVTYGIVVYKTMRARAKTGARAAPTPMALLADENIQYLAMALVWLFSPQYPLALIPYTIYSVFHVATYTRANLIPVVLAPKPAPEAADGASPSRQAVQSPLANQIGAFVKEYYDASMAIVSYLEIALWGRILLSAILFQRRSWILIVLYTAFLRARYSQSTHVQTSFRSLGARVDSLVSAQGTPPAARQVWGAVKEAGKQFHDATDVSKYISGPAKKTS, via the exons ATGGCTCCCCCGCCGAACCCCAATCTTCCTCTCCAGGAGAGGCTTCTGGCCCTTGCCAAGACCCTCCAGT TCGGCTGGTTTGTCGG ACACCTTACTCTGATCCTTACAACGGGCCGATATTTCTTGTCCTGGATTCGAATGAACTACTACACCCGCATGGCCCAGCTCTCCTACCGTACTGCTTTTATCGCTGCCGCTGTCACCTATGGCATTGTCGTCTACAAGACCATGCGCGCTCGCGCAAAGACTGGCGCCCGAGCTGCTCCCACCCCCATGGCTCTCCTTGCTGATGAGAATATCCAGTACCTTG CCATGGCCCTTGTGTGGCTTTTCTCTCCCCAGTACCCCCTCGCCTTGATCCCTTACACGATCTACTCGGTCTTCCACGTTGCCACCTACACCCGCGCCAACCTCATCCCCGTTGTCCTTGCGCCCAAGCCTGCGCCTGAGGCTGCGGATGGCGCTTCTCCTAGCCGCCAAGCTGTTCAAAGTCCTCTTGCTAACCAGATTGGCGCTTTCGTCAAGGAGTACTACGATGCTTCCATGGCTATCGTCTCGTACCTTGAGATCGCTCTCTGGGGACGTATTCTCCTCTCCGCTATTCTCTTCCAGCGCCGATCTTGGATCCTCATTGTTCTCTACACTGCTTTCCTCCGTGCCCGTTACAGCCAGAGCACTCATGTCCAAACCTCTTTCCGCTCGCTCGGTGCCCGTGTCGACTCCCTCGTTAGTGCTCAGGGTACCCCCCCTGCCGCGCGACAGGTCTGGGGAGCTGTCAAGGAGGCCGGCAAGCAGTTCCACGACGCTACTGACGTCAGCAAGTACATTAGCGGCCCTGCCAAGAAGACCTCATAA
- a CDS encoding hypothetical protein (EggNog:ENOG41) — protein MTTSNNGPSAATNGNAIPKIGPHPGTISSSNQYTSELKLRRMLKDHGCDPARQDNYRLQGVQLIENVREYLQLPVRTFDTACTYFHKFRLNFRDVEYNYQDAALASLFVACKVEDTIKKSKEILAAAYNVKNPEKSMFDGPGKIIICLERLILETIGFDFRTRYPQKLLVKVVRDIFGKDDGKPFFETAYAMCIDIYKTFVPIKRTTFSMVMAVVELTALMTEQHVDRVQEYAKTKRQYHWGSVMETMLDILDLYVQHGKSTKVGAQFDQNKIIDIKIRLNNDLDKAFEPRYLYYCSRCEAEDPQPSTPASATSPATSTSWPGDGKRTVKGPEGTLRFVFEPEAALREREITEAFFKEEYEEYEVEVEEPVPPPPREGRGGYHGHRDRGDHRRGGPYGGYRGDRHYRGRGRHY, from the exons ATGACAACCTCGAATAACGGCCCGTCCGCGGCCACAAACGGCAACGCGATACCAAAGATCGGTCCCCATCCAGGCACCATCTCCAGTTCGAACCAATACACATCGGAGCTCAAGCTACGACGTATGCTCAAGGATCATGGCTGCGATCCCGCAAGACAGGATAACTACCGCCTTCAGGGTGTGCAGTTGATCGAGAACGTGAGGGAATATCTACAACT ACCTGTGAGGACGTTCGACACGGCGTGCACGTATTTCCACAAATTCCGACTCAACTTTCGAGACGTCGAATACAACTATCAAGACGCTGCACTAGCATCGCTATTCGTCGCGTGTAAAGTGGAAGATACTATCAAGAAGTCAAAGGAGATTCTCGCGGCGGCTTATAACGTTAAGAACCCCGAGAAAAGC ATGTTCGATGGTCCAGGCAAAATCATCATCTGCCTTGAACGTCTCATCCTCGAAACGATCGGCTTCGACTTCCGCACACGCTACCCCCAAAAACTCCTCGTGAAAGTCGTCCGCGATATCTTTGGCAAAGATGATGGAAAACCCTTTTTCGAGACCGCATACGCAATGTGTATCGACATCTACAAGACCTTTGTTCCCATAAAGCGCACAACATTCTCCATGGTCATGGCTGTCGTAGAACTCACAGCCCTCATGACAGAACAGCACGTGGACAGAGTTCAAGAGTACGCAAAGACGAAGCGGCAGTACCACTGGGGTTCAGTCATGGAGACCATGCTCGATATTCTCGATTTATACGTCCAGCATGGGAAATCCACCAAAGTTGGGGCACAGTTTGATCAGAATaagatcatcgacatcaagatTCGGCTTAACAACGATCTTGACAAGGCGTTCGAACCTCGATATCTGTACTACTGCTCCCGGTGCGAAGCCGAAGATCCCCAACCTTCTACACCTGCATCAGCGACATCACCCgcgacatcaacatcatggccTGGCGATGGAAAACGAACGGTTAAGGGCCCAGAAGGGACGTTGCGTTTTGTGTTTGAGCCAGAGGCTGCGTTGAGAGAAAGGGAGATTACTGAAGCATTCTTTAAGGAAGAATACGAAGAGTATGAAgtcgaggttgaagagcCGGTGCCTCCGCCGCCGAGGGAGGGTAGGGGAGGATATCATGGGCATAGAGATAGGGGGGATCATAGGAGGGGAGGACCGTATGGGGGATATCGAGGGGATAGGCATTACAGGGGAAGGGGTAGACATTATTGA
- a CDS encoding hypothetical protein (EggNog:ENOG41) translates to MKNIQALADDIHPGTYVHIIALDEDPSQDRAATFKGNVSDQVSKVCEELAKHPILSTAPAIDAIGISQGGQFLRAYVERCNWPQVRSLVTIGSQHNGISDFDVCRPTDWLCKGAMALLRLGTWSHAVQSTVVPAQYYRDPATEDAYNKYLENSHFLADINNERELKNEKYKANLSKLTNFVMWMFEDDELVKPKESSWFEEVNGTEVIPLRARELYREDWLGLRELDRNGGLRFRSAPGTHLENLPELMNETITNYCGPWRRTFESEMEDSVDRLELV, encoded by the coding sequence ATGAAGAACATCCAAGCCCTCGCTGACGACATCCACCCAGGAACCTATGTTCATATCATTGCCCTCGATGAAGATCCCAGTCAGGATCGAGCGGCCACTTTCAAGGGAAATGTCTCGGACCAAGTCAGCAAGGTTTGCGAGGAACTGGCCAAGCACCCCATTCTGTCTACTGCGCCTGCCATTGATGCCATCGGTATCTCTCAGGGCGGACAATTCCTCCGCGCTTACGTCGAGCGCTGCAACTGGCCACAAGTCCGTAGTCTCGTCACAATCGGTAGCCAACACAATGGCATCAGCGACTTCGACGTCTGCCGCCCTACCGACTGGCTCTGCAAGGGAGCTATGGCTCTCTTGAGACTGGGTACCTGGAGCCATGCCGTACAGTCAACCGTCGTCCCCGCGCAATACTACCGTGACCCAGCAACCGAAGACGCTTACAACAAATACCTTGAGAACTCCCACTTTTTAgccgacatcaacaacgagCGCGAGTTAAAGAACGAAAAGTACAAGGCGAATCTGAGCAAGTTGACCAACTTCGTCATGTGGATGTTTGAGGACGATGAACTTGTCAAACCGAAGGAATCTTCATGGTTTGAGGAGGTCAATGGCACAGAGGTTATCCCTCTTCGAGCTCGCGAGCTTTATCGAGAGGATTGGCTGGGCCTTCGCGAGCTTGACCGCAATGGTGGCCTCAGATTCCGAAGTGCCCCTGGTACACACCTCGAGAACCTCCCTGAACTCATGAACGAGACAATCACCAACTACTGCGGCCCGTGGAGACGAACCTTTGAGTCGGAAATGGAGGACTCCGTAGATAGGTTGGAGTTGGTTTGA
- a CDS encoding hypothetical protein (EggNog:ENOG41~BUSCO:EOG09262341), with amino-acid sequence MASILRQIVAGPRARHPEAGLDLCYVTDHIIATSGPSETYPQLAYRNPLDQLVKFLDSKHGEDWAIWEFRAEGTGYPDESVYGRVRHYPWPDHHPPPFRLVPMIMASMRNWLHGGELGGGVVTGDGRPMSSGKDVVTEAQRKEKRDKRVVVVHCKAGKGRSGTVSCSYLIAEEGWKPEDALARFTERRMRPRFGAGVSIPSQLRWISYVERWTKGGKKYTDRPIEIPEIHVWGLRNGVKVDIEGFADEGKKIDVFHTFKKEERVVVDPEAPEESGISDMIWEMAGYSVTKQKEKAPDEAHFSEATNPGETPSATEEKEHLGKAKTIKRKGTEMLHKVSPAGSHKGVERTKNDSATSSKTDVTEANSEEEPGGMAVILRPKAPIRIPNSDVNISVERRNKTPKSMGLTMVTAVAHVWFNTFFEGQGPERDGKALDSGVFSIEWDAMDGIKGSSRKGSRAFDRIAVVWRVAGTDAMPEEVLEPEEGQPVPQVRPADWKGANMEDPDNQKDLGLRVQSPASADVSKASSVKSAEETVAKKDGEELEGVKSSGPSGEDLLIGDHGEVKGEKKV; translated from the exons atggcttcGATCTTGCGACAGATTGTCGCGGGGCCGCGAGCTCGGCATCCTGAGGCTGGCTTGGATTTGTGCTATGTTACAGACCACATCATCGCGAC ATCTGGTCCTTCAGAAACATATCCCCAACTCGCATACCGAAACCCTCTCGATCAACTCGTCAAATTCCTCGATTCGAAACATGGTGAAGATTGGGCCATATGGGAGTTCCGCGCCGAAGGAACAGGCTATCCTGATGAATCTGTGTATGGTCGCGTGAGGCATTACCCATGGCCTGATCATCACCCACCTCCGTTCAGACTTGTCCCTATGATCATGGCGAGTATGCGCAATTGGTTACACGGCGGAGAACTAGGCGGTGGTGTAGTCACGGGCGACGGAAGACCCATGTCCTCTGGAAAAGATGTCGTTACTGAGGCGCAAAGGAAGGAGAAGCGCGATAAGAgagtggtggtggttcaTTGCAAAGCAGGCAAGGGACGAAGTGGTACAGTGAGCTGCAGTTATCTCATTGCAGAGGAAGGTTGGAAACCTGAAGATGCTCTTGCGCGCTTCACGGAACGACGGATGCGACCGCgatttggtgctggtgtctCGATCCCTTCACAATTGCGCTGGATCAGCTACGTTGAGCGCTGGACAAAAGGTGGCAAGAAATACACCGATCGGCCCATTGAGATTCCCGAGATTCACGTCTGGGGCCTGCGAAATGGTGTCAAGGTCGATATCGAGGGTTTTGCAGACGAGGGGAAGAAGATCGATGTCTTTCACACattcaagaaggaggagcgTGTGGTTGTTGATCCTGAAGCACCTGAGGAGAGTGGTATTAGCGATATGATATGGGAAATGGCCGGTTACTCGGTGACCAAACAGAAGGAGAAAGCACCCGACGAAGCACACTTTTCTGAAGCAACGAATCCAGGTGAAACGCCATCAGCAactgaggagaaggagcaTCTCGGCAAGGCGAAGACCATCAAACGAAAGGGCACAGAGATGCTTCACAAGGTCTCGCCCGCAGGTTCACACAAGGGCGTTGAGAGAACTAAGAATGACTCTGCTACATCGTCAAAGACCGATGTCACAGAAGCAAACTcggaagaagagccaggCGGCATGGCGGTTATTCTAAGACCCAAGGCCCCGATCCGCATTCCCAACAGCGATGTCAACATCTCAGTCGAGCGTCGTAACAAGACCCCCAAGAGCATGGGCCTAACCATGGTAACAGCCGTCGCACATGTATGGTTCAATACGTTCTTCGAAGGCCAAGGCCCCGAACGAGACGGCAAGGCCCTCGACAGCGGCGTCTTCAGCATCGAATGGGACGCCATGGATGGGATCAAAGGATCCAGCCGTAAAGGCTCACGGGCGTTTGATCGAATTGCCGTAGTATGGCGCGTCGCAGGCACTGACGCTATGCCTGAAGAAGTCCTCGAGCCAGAAGAGGGACAGCCCGTGCCGCAGGTTCGACCGGCGGATTGGAAGGGTGCGAATATGGAAGATCCGGATAATCAGAAGGATTTGGGTCTCCGGGTTCAGAGTCCTGCGAGCGCGGATGTTAGTAAGGCGAGTAGTGTCAAGAGTGCTGAGGAGACAGTTGCGAAGAAGGATGGGGAGGAGTTGGAGGGTGTTAAGTCGAGTGGACCGTCGGGAGAGGATTTGCTTATTGGGGATCATGGCGAGGTCAAgggggagaagaaggtttag